TTGAGCCAGCCGTCCTGCGTCGAATGAGGCGTGGTGGTGCCATTCTCGAGCACATCCTGCCCGTCGAAATGGGAACGGTCCCGATAAGGCGTTGCGACCGCGTGAAAGGCGAGCGCTTCCCCCTTCTTGAAATACGGCGCTATGGGCGCCAAGGCCGCGTTGAGGCCATAGAAATTATCGATCGGAATGATGCCGTCCGATTGCCCGGGTGCCGGAAGGGTAAGCGTGCCGCGCACGGATTGATAACCGCGATCGCCATAAGGCGGCACGGCTGCCAAGCCGTCCATGCCGCCCCTCAAGATGACCAGCACGAACCGGCGTTCGCCCGGGATGCGCGCGAATGCCACGCGCGGTGAGCCGAGGGCGGCGAAGCCCGCACCCGCCGCCAGACCAAGAAGCACATCTCGACGTGACAGCATCGGTTCACCTCCGCTGGAACTCACGGCTTGCGAAGAGCAGGGTCAATTTCTCCACAGGGTCGCCGCTCGACGCGATGGCCTCGCGCGTTTGCGGCGCTGCAACGGGCGCGATCGTTTCCGCCAGGATCGCTTCGGCGGGAACCGCCCCGCCGATTTTCTTGGCGGCCGCGTTCGCCCATTCGATCCGATGCATGAGCGCCTCGGGGCCAAGCCAGTCCTCCCCCCTGTCCGGCCATCCCGCGGGCGATGGTGCGGAGAACGGGCCTTGATCGAGCATGCGGAGGGATTGGATGAGAAGCTTACCGTCGCTGGGCCTAGCACCCGTCGCGCGGACGAGCGAAACAACGTAATCCTGGGGCGCCTTTACTTTCGCGAGCGGATCGGTCCACGCTTCGGGCGAGTCGATTGCGGCGCGCGTGACTTCCTTGAGATCGCCGCCGGTGCGCTGAAAGACTGCGGCAATCCGCTCCACGGCCGCCGGCGGCGGATCGTCCGCAATAAAGTGGCGCGCCAATTTCTCCGCGACGTGCTTCGCGGTCGAGGGATGGCGCGAGAGTGCTGCGAGAGCTGTCAGCGTTTCGCCCTGCCCGCTCTCGGGATAGGTCACGCCGAGGAGCGACTTCGGACCGGGCTCGTGAATGCGGGGTTCGAAATAAAAACGCCCGCCGTCCGGCTTGGCGATCGGCACGACGGTCCAACCCGTCAGCATGCGCGCCATCGCCTCGACGTCATGCTGGCCGTAACCGCCCTTCACGCCGAGCGTGTGCAGCTCAAGCAGCTCGCGCCCGAGATTTTCATTGATGCCGACGTTCCGGCCACGCTTCCCGGCGATCGAGTTTGGGCCAATCGATCGCGCGTTATCGAGATAGATCAACATTGCGGGATGACGCACGACGGCGTTCAGCATGTCATGATATCGACCGAGCACATAGGGGCGGATCGCCTCGCGCTCAAATGGTCCACAAAGGCCCGCGATCTCCCCGCGCTGAATCGAAACGGTGAAGTGATTGGACCAGAACGTTACCATTCGCTCGACGAGTGGCGTTTCACTGTCGATCGCGGCAAAGGTGCGCGCCTCGGTCTCCGAAAGATAAATTTCCCGGATCGGTTGATCGAGCCGGCTGAAGGCATTCGCACCCGCGTTCGGCGCCTCGGCCACGGTGGCCGGTGCCGGTTCGTTGACGGTGCTACGCATAAAAATTGGCCGCTGCGGCGCTGCGGCAACTTGGCGGCGCTGTTCATTCCTCTCGCGCCGGAGCGCGAAGAACTGGCGCATCTGATCCTCGGGGCTCGGAAGGGCGTCGAGTGCCCGAGGATTTACCGGGTGGTCGAGCTGAGCTGTTAACCATCCCTTGGGGTCGCTGGCCACAAGCTTAAGATCGCCGGGGCGCGGACCAAGACCGTAACGCGTCGTTGCGATGAAAGCTTTGTCTAAAGCCATTCGCGATCCTTAATGCCCGTCGAGCAGGGCGCTGCGCGAATGCGACCCGAGGAACGCTCTTCATTTGCGCAGGCGCTTTCAGTCCAGCATCTTGTTCATAAGAATACGTAAATATAGCGAAAACCCGGCGTCCGCTACGTGGCCCGAAATCGGAGCCCTTCTTTCAGGGCGTTCCGGCGGCGGATCCTCTATGGGGTCGACCCCGGGTCGAGCGCCGCATCCGCACTTCGGTCACGCCTGCGGTCGCCAGCGCAGCAGATAGCGCTCCAGCCGCTCGATCGTGAGATCGATACCGAGCACGACAATCGAAGTCAGGATCAAGCCGGCGAAGACGCCCGTCGTGTCGAACACACCCTGCGCCTGGGAGACGACGTAGCCGATGCCTTTGGCGGAGCCGATATATTCGCCGACCACAGCACCGACGAGGGCGAAGCCAATCGAGGTGTGAAGGCTCGAAAAGATCCATGCCATCGCCGAGGGCAGGTAGACATAACGCATGAGTTGACGGTTCGAGGCTTGCAGCATGCGTGCGTTGTTTACGATCGCCGGGTTGACCTCGCGAACGCCCTGAAACGTATTGAAGAAGACAACGAAGAAAACGAGCGTGACGCCGAGCGCAATTTTCGACGTCATCCCGAGCCCGAACCAGATGATAAGAATAGGAGCCAGGATCACGCGCGGTAGCGCATTGAAGACACGGATATACGGATCGAACACCGCAGCCAGGAGTTCGACCCGTGCTAAAACGAGCCCCGCGGCAACGCCGCTCGCGATGCCGATTGCGAAGGCGGCCATGGCCTCGACAAGTGTCGTGAACAAATGGGGCCAGATATACCCCGTCTCGACCCATTCGACGATGCGCGCGCCAATGGCGGAGGGCCTGCTGAAAAAGAAGGAGTCGAGCCAGCCTATGCGAGCGGCGATTTCCCATGCACCGATCGTGACGACGAAAAACGCGACCTGGAGAACCAGGACGAGCAGACGGCTCGCGCGGCCCCGTGCCGTCACGACGGCGATCGGTCCTTCACGCGCCATGCGCGGGTATTCCGTCGGCACCCCCGGCGTTTTTCATCACCTCCTCGCGCAGATCCGCCCAGATTCTTTTATAGATTGCGTTGAACGCAGGCAGAAGCCTGATCTCCGCCACATCGCGCGGGCGCGGGAGGGCGATCGGATAGTCACCCTTGATCCGCGCAGGCCCGCTCGACATAACGATGACACGGTCGCCGAGCGCAATGGCCTCTTCGAGGTCGTGAGTTATGAAGAGGACTGTCTTATTCGACCCCTGCCAAAGTTCGAGGAGCTCGTTTTCCATGATCTGGCGCGTCTGCACGTCGAGCGCACCGAACGGTTCATCCATCAGTAAAATGCGGGGATCGACGATCCACGCCTGGGCGATCGCAACTCGTTTGCGCATACCGCCCGAAAGCTGATGGGGAAACCGATCCTCGAAGCCGGTGAGCCTCACGCGAGCGAGCCAGCCGCGTGCGGCTTCGCTCGCTTGGACGCGCGGCACACCGCGAAACACGAGACCGAGAGTCACGTTGTCGAGCACGGTGCGCCAAGGCAGGAGTGCATCTTCTTGAAAAAGATAGGCCGCATGCCGATTGATGCCCTTGAGAGCTTCGCCGAATACGCTAACGACGCCCTCGGGTGGTGCCAGCAATCCAGCCGCGGCGTTGAGCAGGGTCGATTTACCGCAGCCTGACGGTCCGACGAGTGCGACGAACGTGCCATCCTCGACCCGCAGGTCGATATTGCTCATGACCGTTTGGACAAGGCCAGCGGGTGTCGCGAATCGGATTGTCACGCGATCGAAGGCAATCGCCGCCGAATTCGCTTCCATCGCATCGGTGCCCACGGGGCCAACCTTCAGTTTGTCGGGGCCCCAAATCTAGCGGCGGCTTTTTCGGCAAAGGCGTTGGTGTAAGTCTTCGTCACGTCGACATGTGCAGCAGCAACCTCGGGGTTCGACTGACTGAAAACGGCGAGGACAGCCTCCGCCCCTTTTGCATCCATGAGGCCATTGACCGAGTACATGGGGAGGGTGTTCTTGAGTGCCGCGATATAGAGCGCGCGATCCTCGCCCACATATTCCGCCGGCATCTTCGCGGCGATTTCCTCCGCCGTATGGGCGTGAATCCACTGAAGCGTCTCGACGATAGCGTCGGTCAGCATCTGCGCTTCGGCGCCGTGATCCTTTACCCAATCCGCGAGGCCGTAGATTGCGCCACCGGGATAGTCGCCCCCGAATGTCTTGCGCGTGTCCGCCTCGCTGCGCGTGTCGAGGAGAATGCGGACGTCCTTGTTTCGGCCCTCGAGCTGCGTGACCGCAGGATCGAGCATCACGGCCGCCTGAACCTGCCCTTGCTCCATCGCCGCCACGGCCGTCGCATCGAGCCCGACGCCCAGAACGGAAACCTTGCCGGGATCGATGTTCGCTTTGCTCAGCGCGTACTTCAGGAAGAAATCGGTCGACGATCCAGGCGCCGACACGCCGACCTTCTGGCCCACCAGATCGGCGACGCTCTTGATCTGCGCCGTGCTCTTTGGCGAAACGACAAGGACCAAACCCGGAAAACGATCGTAGACGACGAACGCTGCGAGAAATTTGCCTTTGGGTGCGAGATTGACCGTGTGGTCGTAATACCCCGACACCACGTCGGCACTGCCGCCGAGCACCGCGGTCAGCGCTTGAGAACCGCCTTTGAGATTGATCAGTTCCGCGTCGATACCGTTCTTTTCATAGAATCCAAGCTGACCGGCAAGCACCGTCGGCAGATAACAAAGGCAGGTGGCGCCGCCGACCGCAATCCTCACATGGGGCTTATCCGCGGCATTCGAAGCGCCGGCACCGAAAGTCAGGCCAGCGACAAATGTTATGCATGCAAGAAAGTATGCCCATCCAATGCTACGACCGCGAGCCGGCCGATTTGCCCTCGAAATCATTGCTCCTCCAACGTTTTTCAGTTTTTGCTTATCGAGCCGTTTTGAGAATCAGCCTTACCCTATCGGTCGATTTAGGGCACTTCAAGGGGGGGTGTCGATCCGGTCGCTCCTGGTTTGGACTGCGCTGGACCGCGCCTAACCTCGGCGCGCCGGCAGCGCTTTGTGCGACCGAATATCGAATGGGACCGTTGGCGATCTCGGGTCGGCGATCAAAGAGCTATTACCGCCAACATCGCCACAACGATGAACCACGACGAATAAACGTCACGATGTGTCATGACCTGGTCCTTTTTATGAACTCTACTCATTGCACCCTCAAACGGCCTGTTTCCGCCTTTGGAGCCTCGGCTCTCGGTCGGAGGCTCGGCCAAGTTCGGGGGAGATTAGACCTCTCTCATCGGTCGATATATGACGCCCGTCACAACCGAAGCGTGACCGAAATCACATCCGCCACCGCCCCGCGATTGGAGGAGGGTGGACAAAACCATGGGAGTTGACCGGCATTCTTCGATATGCCTGTCATAACCATGATCCCGCTGGCGTCGCCGTCGGCGGTACGGCCAGAGGAGAAGCGCACGATGGCCCGAAATGACCCCCGCAAGAGCCAGAATGGCGGCGATAATTCCGGTGCCAGCCGGGGTTTTACCCGGGGCTTGACCCAATACGGCGACCCCGGCTTCGCGGCGTATCTGCGGCGCTCATTCGCACGCTCGATGGGATACTCAAGCGACATGCTCAGGCGCCCCGTGGTCGGGATCGCCAACGCCGCGAGTGGGCTCAATAATTGTCATCGCCACTTTCCCGAACTGATCGAGGCGACGAAGCGCGGAATTCTTGCGGCTGGCGGTTTGCCGCTCGAGTTTCCAACCATTTCTCTGGGTGAGCCATACCTCACGCCGACCAGCATGATGTTCCGGAACCTCATGGCCATGGACGTCGAGGAAATGGTGCGCGCCCAACCGCTCGACGCGGTCGTCCTGGTCGGCGGTTGCGATAAGACCGTCCCCGCTCAGCTCATGGGGGCGGCCTCGGCCGGCACCCCTGCCATCCAGCTTCTCGCGGGACCGATGATGACCGGGCGCTACCGGGAACACCGGCTTGGAGCCTGTACCGATTGCCGGCGCTTTTGGGCGCAGTACCGTTCGGGGCAGATCGATGCCGAAGAAATCGAACTGATCGAAGGACGCCTCGCCACAACGGCCGGCACTTGCGCCGTAATGGGAACCGCCAGCACCATGGCCTGCATTGCGGAGACGCTTGGCATGATCCTCCCGGGCAGTGCCGCGATTCCGGCCGTGCATGCCGACCGGCTTCGTGCCGCTGAGGCGACGGGTGCACGCGCGGTGAGCCTCGCCGGCTCCGGACTCAGCCCCGACAAGCTCATCACCGAACACTCAGTCGAGAACGCGTTACGCGTTTTGCTCGCACTCGGGGGATCGACCAACGGGATCATCCATTTGACTGCGATCGCGGGTAGGCTCGGGATTAAGGTGTCGCTGACCCGTCTCAACGCGCTCAGCGACGAAACCCCGGTTCTCGTCGATCTCAAGCCGGCGGGCGAGCACTATATGGAGGATTTTTTCGCAGCAGGTTCGATGAGTGCTGTCCTCCACGAGCTCAAACCCCTCCTTCACCTCGATTGCCTCACGATCACGGGCGAAACGCTCGGCGACCGGCTCGCCGAGGCGCCGGGCTGGGTGGACCGGCGGATCATCCACAGTCTCGGTCAGCCACTTCAGGCGCAGGGCGGTCT
This genomic interval from Alphaproteobacteria bacterium contains the following:
- a CDS encoding DUF1800 domain-containing protein; this encodes MALDKAFIATTRYGLGPRPGDLKLVASDPKGWLTAQLDHPVNPRALDALPSPEDQMRQFFALRRERNEQRRQVAAAPQRPIFMRSTVNEPAPATVAEAPNAGANAFSRLDQPIREIYLSETEARTFAAIDSETPLVERMVTFWSNHFTVSIQRGEIAGLCGPFEREAIRPYVLGRYHDMLNAVVRHPAMLIYLDNARSIGPNSIAGKRGRNVGINENLGRELLELHTLGVKGGYGQHDVEAMARMLTGWTVVPIAKPDGGRFYFEPRIHEPGPKSLLGVTYPESGQGETLTALAALSRHPSTAKHVAEKLARHFIADDPPPAAVERIAAVFQRTGGDLKEVTRAAIDSPEAWTDPLAKVKAPQDYVVSLVRATGARPSDGKLLIQSLRMLDQGPFSAPSPAGWPDRGEDWLGPEALMHRIEWANAAAKKIGGAVPAEAILAETIAPVAAPQTREAIASSGDPVEKLTLLFASREFQRR
- a CDS encoding ABC transporter permease, with the protein product MAREGPIAVVTARGRASRLLVLVLQVAFFVVTIGAWEIAARIGWLDSFFFSRPSAIGARIVEWVETGYIWPHLFTTLVEAMAAFAIGIASGVAAGLVLARVELLAAVFDPYIRVFNALPRVILAPILIIWFGLGMTSKIALGVTLVFFVVFFNTFQGVREVNPAIVNNARMLQASNRQLMRYVYLPSAMAWIFSSLHTSIGFALVGAVVGEYIGSAKGIGYVVSQAQGVFDTTGVFAGLILTSIVVLGIDLTIERLERYLLRWRPQA
- a CDS encoding ABC transporter ATP-binding protein; protein product: MSNIDLRVEDGTFVALVGPSGCGKSTLLNAAAGLLAPPEGVVSVFGEALKGINRHAAYLFQEDALLPWRTVLDNVTLGLVFRGVPRVQASEAARGWLARVRLTGFEDRFPHQLSGGMRKRVAIAQAWIVDPRILLMDEPFGALDVQTRQIMENELLELWQGSNKTVLFITHDLEEAIALGDRVIVMSSGPARIKGDYPIALPRPRDVAEIRLLPAFNAIYKRIWADLREEVMKNAGGADGIPAHGA
- a CDS encoding ABC transporter substrate-binding protein produces the protein MTFGAGASNAADKPHVRIAVGGATCLCYLPTVLAGQLGFYEKNGIDAELINLKGGSQALTAVLGGSADVVSGYYDHTVNLAPKGKFLAAFVVYDRFPGLVLVVSPKSTAQIKSVADLVGQKVGVSAPGSSTDFFLKYALSKANIDPGKVSVLGVGLDATAVAAMEQGQVQAAVMLDPAVTQLEGRNKDVRILLDTRSEADTRKTFGGDYPGGAIYGLADWVKDHGAEAQMLTDAIVETLQWIHAHTAEEIAAKMPAEYVGEDRALYIAALKNTLPMYSVNGLMDAKGAEAVLAVFSQSNPEVAAAHVDVTKTYTNAFAEKAAARFGAPTN
- a CDS encoding dihydroxy-acid dehydratase yields the protein MARNDPRKSQNGGDNSGASRGFTRGLTQYGDPGFAAYLRRSFARSMGYSSDMLRRPVVGIANAASGLNNCHRHFPELIEATKRGILAAGGLPLEFPTISLGEPYLTPTSMMFRNLMAMDVEEMVRAQPLDAVVLVGGCDKTVPAQLMGAASAGTPAIQLLAGPMMTGRYREHRLGACTDCRRFWAQYRSGQIDAEEIELIEGRLATTAGTCAVMGTASTMACIAETLGMILPGSAAIPAVHADRLRAAEATGARAVSLAGSGLSPDKLITEHSVENALRVLLALGGSTNGIIHLTAIAGRLGIKVSLTRLNALSDETPVLVDLKPAGEHYMEDFFAAGSMSAVLHELKPLLHLDCLTITGETLGDRLAEAPGWVDRRIIHSLGQPLQAQGGLVALFGSLAPSGAILKRAAASERLFETVGRAVVFSSLEDLAARVDDPALDVTPEDFLVLQNAGPKSAAAMPEAGYLPIPAKLARAGVKDMVRISDARMSGTAFGTIVLHVTPDSASGGPLALVRNGDRVRLSVKERQLDLLVDEETLAARRQGVEQPPRPKRGYARLFHEAVLQADEGCDFDFLRAAT